The Lacipirellula parvula genome window below encodes:
- a CDS encoding bifunctional DNA primase/polymerase, whose amino-acid sequence MQEATINGHDVLDDLLEEGERLIARGWRIIPCNGKIPCDYRGEPAKGWNKLPATVERLRIGLKAASDPGIGLVMGADSKKIDMEVDDDSEIKARDHLWRDVERPVTLAFQSKRGRHDIYAFDPRLASIPFEVLEYSDGDGNKFKIRLGTNDGGAQSVIPPTAPRAWIEGLGPDDVDAALLPDVVVLRLLACAEAKKPKQTRSRPTGVGIRHDALDAVRKSTTNMEDGGDGSKRLFTAACRSVELNCSDIEAVATINAYAAERPFPKGFTDAEILQRIRDAEGVVQRGEALAIRNYEEVEIEEEGETKVIKVPSPIGDVVAAAKFVTGNWPRRSGGTLFVDDSHGLAFLEKNPTPALFGFLRSRCNNVDWYSSGRFCTQSEFASEFTRTATTYDSIENTPHEPARPATYYRCDVPPAGDGRYLRKFLDLFRPETTIDRDLIQAAAMSLLWGGPFGATPAFAVTSDHGRGVGKTSMVQLLTRIVGGSIDVSANEDGDKLTTRLLTPAARTKRAALWDNIKSMKLSSEKIEALITAPEISGRQLYVGEGTRPNNLVWFLTLNAPSMSTDLAQRSIPIKLVRGDNSGPWLENANRFVDDNRQRLIGDIIGALRAEPFPLRTFGRWAAWEQAIVSRLPEPGEAQQVIAERQAAINTDLDESEIVEEFFCDQLAKLGYDVQQESIRIPSAVAARWYGWAINEPVRSTVASKRMHQLSAEGQMKRLAPEPGRSHGRCYVWTGPAANVFYANIANDLLHRISANRADTQDG is encoded by the coding sequence ATGCAGGAAGCAACGATCAATGGTCACGACGTTCTCGACGACCTCTTAGAAGAGGGCGAACGGCTGATTGCCCGCGGGTGGCGAATCATCCCCTGCAACGGCAAGATTCCCTGCGACTACCGCGGCGAGCCGGCGAAGGGATGGAACAAGCTGCCGGCGACGGTCGAACGGCTGCGAATCGGCCTCAAGGCGGCAAGCGATCCTGGCATCGGGCTCGTCATGGGCGCCGACTCCAAGAAGATCGACATGGAAGTCGACGACGACAGCGAGATCAAAGCCCGCGACCACCTTTGGCGAGATGTTGAACGCCCCGTGACGCTGGCGTTTCAATCGAAGCGAGGCCGCCACGATATTTACGCCTTCGATCCGCGGCTGGCGTCGATTCCGTTTGAGGTCTTGGAGTATAGCGACGGCGACGGCAACAAGTTCAAGATTCGACTGGGCACGAACGACGGAGGCGCCCAATCGGTAATCCCGCCGACAGCGCCGCGGGCTTGGATCGAAGGACTTGGCCCCGACGATGTCGACGCCGCGCTGCTCCCTGATGTCGTCGTACTGCGCTTGCTCGCGTGTGCAGAGGCTAAAAAGCCGAAACAGACTCGCTCGCGACCAACGGGAGTTGGTATCCGTCATGACGCCCTCGACGCAGTCCGCAAGTCGACGACGAACATGGAGGACGGCGGCGACGGCAGCAAGCGATTGTTTACGGCGGCTTGCCGGTCGGTCGAGCTCAACTGCAGCGACATCGAAGCGGTTGCGACCATCAACGCCTACGCGGCCGAACGTCCGTTCCCCAAGGGATTCACTGATGCCGAAATCCTGCAGCGAATCCGTGATGCCGAGGGGGTGGTGCAGCGCGGCGAAGCGTTGGCGATTCGCAACTACGAAGAGGTGGAGATCGAAGAAGAAGGCGAAACCAAAGTTATTAAAGTACCGTCCCCAATTGGGGATGTAGTGGCTGCGGCGAAGTTCGTCACGGGCAACTGGCCTCGCCGTAGCGGTGGCACGCTGTTCGTCGACGACAGCCATGGCCTGGCATTCCTCGAGAAGAATCCGACGCCAGCGCTGTTTGGATTCCTCCGCAGCCGCTGCAACAACGTTGATTGGTACTCTAGCGGCAGGTTTTGCACGCAATCGGAGTTCGCGAGCGAGTTCACCCGCACGGCTACCACCTATGACTCGATCGAGAACACGCCGCACGAACCGGCGCGGCCCGCCACGTACTACCGCTGCGACGTTCCGCCCGCTGGCGATGGGCGATATCTCCGCAAGTTCCTCGACCTGTTTAGGCCCGAGACAACGATCGATCGCGACCTGATCCAAGCGGCGGCCATGTCGCTGCTGTGGGGCGGACCGTTCGGCGCAACGCCAGCCTTCGCGGTCACTTCCGACCACGGAAGAGGCGTCGGCAAAACGAGCATGGTGCAATTGCTCACGCGAATCGTCGGCGGGTCGATCGACGTTTCGGCGAACGAGGATGGCGACAAGTTGACGACGCGGCTGCTGACTCCCGCGGCTCGCACCAAGCGAGCGGCCCTATGGGACAACATCAAGTCGATGAAGTTGTCGTCGGAGAAGATCGAAGCACTCATCACGGCGCCAGAGATCAGCGGGAGGCAGTTGTACGTCGGCGAAGGCACGCGGCCGAACAATTTAGTTTGGTTCCTGACGCTCAACGCTCCAAGCATGAGCACGGACTTAGCGCAGCGGAGCATCCCAATCAAGTTGGTTCGCGGCGACAACTCAGGCCCGTGGCTCGAGAACGCCAATCGGTTCGTTGACGACAACCGCCAACGCCTTATCGGCGACATCATCGGCGCGCTGCGGGCCGAGCCATTCCCGCTTAGGACGTTTGGCCGCTGGGCGGCATGGGAGCAAGCGATCGTTTCCCGCCTCCCTGAACCGGGCGAAGCACAGCAAGTGATCGCGGAACGGCAAGCAGCGATCAACACCGACCTAGACGAGTCGGAGATCGTCGAAGAGTTCTTCTGCGACCAACTCGCGAAGCTCGGCTACGACGTGCAGCAAGAATCAATCCGCATCCCCTCAGCCGTCGCCGCTCGGTGGTATGGCTGGGCGATCAATGAGCCAGTGCGGTCGACGGTGGCGTCGAAGCGGATGCACCAACTTTCCGCCGAGGGGCAGATGAAGCGGTTGGCGCCAGAGCCGGGGCGGTCGCATGGCCGTTGCTACGTCTGGACCGGCCCAGCTGCGAATGTGTTTTACGCAAACATCGCAAATGACCTACTTCACCGGATTTCAGCCAATCGGGCGGACACTCAGGACGGGTAG
- a CDS encoding endonuclease/exonuclease/phosphatase family protein — protein MSTSSAFNRTSLLFAASLLAVVFSSSQVAGADAVGSASSVRLKILSCNVRVPQPEDEQAGDGWEARRQLCGDVIVAQRADVVCLQEARGYQVDELKRRLPDFDSTGMSLPVREVVQNNAIMYSRKRFELISSGGFWFSEQPHVAGSFGWDTKSPRHANWARLRDRDNSAEFIVWNTHFDHIGQQAREEQARMVIEASAAFDPVGIPQVLTGDMNAKASNRAIEVLKEGGWHDTYAALHGPRDPGFTFHGFKGEARKAKGGGGKIDWIFTRGDIKPLNAEIIRDGRDGRYPSDHYFLSATLELPINAK, from the coding sequence ATGTCTACCAGTTCCGCTTTCAATCGCACTTCGCTTCTCTTCGCAGCAAGCCTACTTGCCGTCGTCTTCAGCTCGTCCCAAGTGGCGGGCGCCGATGCGGTTGGCTCGGCAAGCAGCGTGAGGTTAAAAATATTGAGCTGCAATGTTCGCGTCCCGCAACCTGAAGACGAACAGGCAGGCGACGGCTGGGAAGCGCGGCGGCAACTATGCGGCGACGTCATTGTCGCCCAACGCGCCGACGTTGTGTGCCTGCAGGAAGCGCGCGGTTATCAAGTCGACGAACTGAAGCGTCGGTTACCAGACTTCGACTCGACCGGCATGTCGCTGCCCGTGCGAGAGGTAGTGCAGAACAATGCGATTATGTATTCCCGCAAACGATTCGAGCTTATCTCCTCGGGCGGCTTTTGGTTTTCTGAGCAACCCCATGTTGCCGGCAGTTTTGGCTGGGACACGAAGTCCCCTCGTCACGCCAACTGGGCGCGTCTCCGAGATCGCGACAACAGCGCCGAGTTCATTGTTTGGAACACTCACTTCGACCACATCGGCCAACAGGCGCGCGAAGAGCAGGCCCGCATGGTGATTGAAGCGTCGGCAGCGTTCGATCCGGTTGGCATTCCACAGGTCCTTACTGGCGACATGAATGCAAAAGCCTCGAACCGTGCCATCGAAGTTCTGAAGGAGGGCGGGTGGCACGACACCTACGCCGCGCTCCACGGCCCCCGAGACCCTGGCTTTACGTTCCATGGATTCAAGGGCGAAGCCCGAAAGGCCAAAGGGGGCGGCGGCAAGATCGACTGGATCTTTACCCGCGGCGACATCAAACCTCTTAACGCGGAGATCATTCGCGACGGTCGCGACGGGAGGTACCCCAGCGATCACTACTTTCTGTCGGCCACGCTCGAACTGCCGATAAACGCTAAGTAG
- a CDS encoding peroxidase family protein encodes MLHLAFQRLALSALLAAAISAQCSVACAQTHDRFINGTYNHFSDWQRGSAGSQIIRVNYLTDYATAGGAMIMPPVRPNARTISNTIFKQTADTPSVRGLSNYIMGWGQFLDHDMGLTLNSSVNGVANIDILDPNDPLGPNPIAFNRSKYVINGGREQVNEVTSWIDGSQIYGSDDARAKALRTNNGSGAKLQTSANNLLPYNTTGLTNQNNGPTPASQLFVAGDIRANENSLLTSLQTVFAREHNRLVDIIAAQKPSLNAQEQYNLARKIVGAEVQAITYKEFLPALMGTAAPKPQDFVYNASKDGTVTNSFSSAVFRFGHSTVGSSLLLADNNSQTVANVAFANAFFNPALITNDPTMVDKVLMGASLQKSQEIDLLFNDSVRNVMFGPPGAGGTDLAAVDIQRGRDHGIVDYNELRAAYFLPSLANFNAMDTTTANRNAIRTLYGNNINNVDALVGALAENHIAGTSLGPLMTEIFKDQFTRSRDGDRFFYTGDYNGLYTGGVLNADIASIINLNTIKLADIIKLNTGLTNISSNLFFAGIPSPANPIAGDFNNDGAVNAADLAVWKTGFANGSMTGADFLEWQRNYGKSSATPTAAAVPEPTAIGLAILGATALVGVTRRAVSRRVA; translated from the coding sequence GTGTTGCATCTTGCTTTCCAGCGGCTCGCCCTGTCAGCTCTGCTTGCGGCGGCGATCAGCGCTCAGTGCAGCGTCGCCTGCGCCCAAACGCATGATCGGTTTATTAATGGAACGTACAACCACTTCAGCGATTGGCAGCGCGGTTCAGCCGGCTCTCAAATCATTCGCGTCAACTATTTGACGGACTACGCCACCGCAGGCGGCGCGATGATCATGCCGCCGGTGCGTCCCAATGCGCGTACGATCTCGAACACCATCTTTAAGCAAACGGCCGACACGCCGAGCGTCCGCGGGCTGAGCAACTACATCATGGGATGGGGACAATTCCTCGATCATGACATGGGGCTGACGCTTAACTCGTCGGTGAACGGCGTCGCGAATATCGATATCCTCGACCCCAACGATCCGCTTGGTCCGAACCCGATCGCCTTCAATCGCTCGAAGTACGTGATCAACGGCGGTCGCGAACAGGTCAATGAAGTGACTTCTTGGATCGACGGGTCGCAAATCTACGGCTCGGACGACGCTCGTGCGAAGGCGCTGAGAACCAACAACGGATCGGGCGCCAAACTGCAGACGAGCGCCAATAATCTCCTCCCATACAATACGACGGGACTGACAAACCAAAACAATGGCCCGACGCCCGCGAGCCAGCTGTTCGTCGCCGGTGATATTCGCGCCAACGAAAACTCGCTGCTTACGTCGCTGCAGACTGTATTCGCCCGCGAGCACAATCGCTTGGTCGATATTATCGCGGCGCAGAAGCCAAGCCTAAACGCCCAGGAACAATACAACCTCGCGCGAAAGATCGTCGGCGCCGAGGTGCAGGCAATTACCTACAAAGAGTTTCTGCCTGCTCTGATGGGGACGGCCGCTCCCAAGCCGCAAGACTTCGTTTACAACGCCTCGAAGGACGGAACGGTTACGAACTCGTTCTCGAGCGCGGTGTTTCGGTTCGGGCATAGCACGGTCGGCAGTTCGCTGCTGCTGGCGGACAATAACAGCCAAACAGTCGCCAACGTCGCCTTCGCTAACGCATTTTTTAATCCAGCGCTGATCACGAACGACCCGACGATGGTCGACAAAGTGCTGATGGGAGCGTCGCTGCAGAAGTCGCAGGAGATCGATTTGCTGTTCAACGACTCGGTCCGGAATGTCATGTTCGGCCCGCCCGGCGCGGGCGGCACCGACCTCGCGGCGGTGGATATCCAGCGCGGACGCGATCACGGCATCGTCGATTACAACGAACTGCGAGCCGCGTATTTTTTGCCGTCGCTTGCCAACTTTAACGCAATGGATACGACGACCGCGAATCGGAATGCAATCAGGACGTTGTATGGCAACAACATTAATAACGTTGACGCTCTGGTGGGCGCTCTGGCGGAAAATCATATCGCCGGCACCAGCCTTGGCCCGTTAATGACCGAGATCTTCAAAGATCAGTTCACGCGGTCGCGCGACGGCGATCGATTCTTTTACACCGGCGACTACAATGGGCTCTACACAGGCGGCGTGCTGAACGCCGACATCGCGTCGATTATCAATTTGAACACGATCAAGCTCGCCGACATCATCAAACTGAACACGGGCCTCACCAACATTTCGAGCAATTTGTTCTTCGCGGGAATTCCTTCGCCCGCGAATCCGATTGCCGGCGACTTCAACAATGACGGCGCCGTCAACGCGGCCGATCTTGCCGTGTGGAAGACAGGGTTTGCCAACGGATCGATGACGGGCGCCGACTTCCTCGAATGGCAACGCAACTACGGCAAGAGTTCCGCGACGCCAACGGCCGCGGCAGTGCCGGAGCCGACTGCGATTGGCCTCGCGATTCTTGGCGCTACTGCCCTGGTCGGCGTGACTCGTCGCGCAGTTTCCCGCCGAGTCGCCTAG